In the Lascolabacillus massiliensis genome, one interval contains:
- a CDS encoding phage integrase SAM-like domain-containing protein, translating to MENLNKVPKKTNAFKYKNRNISVCLTRKYRNKDDVEAPIFWRVTYERRHKYYYSGFEFEIKEWDEFINRDLKKHKLTKQTLNNYLALSLKPAINALAEINEFSFEALDNILKKPLSETVNEAFQNKITALENEYKVGNASIYRTTLKALMRFKHYSLKKKKADKIQFIQTCIEQKHITIGSNVLTVEEEISFDEITPKFLNECEKFWEKTEVSYATMGIYMRTLRAIINNKDGDKPYIEGSKYPFGVNNGKYEIPAGGRKEIAMPIEDIWKIENFKTDNPALATARDIFVFMFYCNGLNFGDLCRLTYKNIDAPRNEIIFERKKTLRKGEEPTYIYVPILPPMIEIINRQGNDSQEGYIFPFLNGIEPTENNENLIKRETRLKLEPINSSLKNIANELSLDPEISTSYTRNSYITHLTSELLINPIVVKKMVGHSTKKDVTAGYVNLTVKKRREINLKLINPEKKYNTINSVGVTG from the coding sequence ATGGAAAATCTAAACAAAGTACCTAAAAAAACAAATGCTTTCAAGTACAAGAACAGAAATATATCGGTGTGTTTAACGAGAAAATACAGAAATAAAGATGACGTTGAAGCACCAATTTTTTGGCGAGTAACATACGAAAGAAGACATAAATACTATTATTCAGGTTTTGAATTTGAGATAAAAGAATGGGATGAATTCATTAATAGAGACTTGAAAAAACATAAACTTACAAAACAAACTCTAAACAATTATTTAGCTCTATCATTAAAACCCGCAATTAACGCATTAGCTGAAATAAATGAGTTTTCATTTGAGGCATTAGATAATATCTTAAAAAAGCCTTTATCAGAAACAGTAAATGAAGCTTTTCAAAACAAGATAACAGCGTTAGAAAACGAATATAAAGTTGGAAATGCATCTATATACAGAACAACCTTAAAAGCTTTGATGAGATTCAAGCACTATTCTCTAAAAAAGAAAAAGGCTGATAAAATTCAATTCATTCAAACCTGTATTGAACAAAAGCATATAACTATCGGAAGTAATGTACTAACTGTTGAAGAAGAAATATCCTTTGATGAGATAACACCTAAATTTTTAAATGAATGCGAGAAATTCTGGGAGAAAACAGAAGTTTCTTATGCAACCATGGGAATATATATGAGAACGTTAAGGGCAATAATCAACAATAAAGATGGGGATAAACCATATATTGAGGGTAGCAAATATCCATTTGGAGTAAATAACGGGAAGTACGAAATACCAGCAGGAGGCAGAAAAGAGATTGCAATGCCAATAGAAGATATTTGGAAAATTGAGAATTTTAAGACAGATAATCCAGCCCTGGCAACAGCACGTGATATATTTGTATTTATGTTTTACTGCAATGGTCTTAATTTTGGAGACCTTTGCCGACTAACTTATAAGAATATTGATGCACCAAGAAATGAGATAATTTTTGAACGAAAAAAGACATTAAGAAAAGGAGAGGAACCAACTTATATTTATGTTCCTATTTTACCTCCAATGATTGAGATCATAAATAGACAAGGCAATGATTCACAAGAAGGGTATATTTTCCCATTTTTAAATGGTATTGAGCCTACAGAAAATAATGAAAATTTAATAAAAAGAGAGACCAGACTGAAATTAGAACCTATAAACTCCTCTCTTAAGAATATAGCAAATGAATTATCATTAGATCCAGAAATTTCAACTTCATATACAAGGAATAGCTATATAACTCATCTAACAAGTGAATTATTAATCAATCCGATAGTTGTTAAAAAGATGGTAGGTCATAGCACAAAAAAAGATGTCACTGCTGGATATGTTAACTTAACAGTGAAAAAGAGAAGAGAGATTAATTTGAAATTAATTAATCCGGAGAAAAAATACAATACGATTAATTCAGTAGGAGTAACTGGATAA
- a CDS encoding lysozyme family protein, with the protein MDKGVFFKIISKTLFFGRLTPHQKRGVETKLTAFDIYDIVDDRWRAYMLATVLHETGGEMQPVEEVGKGAGRPYGKKLKHDRTVYTFPDRLYYGRGDVQLTWYENYELMGKLLNYPLLKYPELALEPEISARIMIEGMTRGISNRGDFTGVSLENYFNNHKEDPINARRIVNGLDRASLIAKYYRLFLNAIRISKN; encoded by the coding sequence ATGGATAAAGGTGTTTTTTTTAAGATAATCTCAAAAACTCTCTTTTTTGGCAGGCTTACGCCTCATCAAAAAAGAGGTGTAGAAACTAAACTAACAGCTTTTGATATTTATGATATTGTTGATGATCGATGGAGAGCTTATATGCTTGCCACTGTATTACACGAAACAGGAGGTGAAATGCAACCGGTTGAGGAAGTCGGAAAAGGTGCCGGCAGACCTTATGGAAAAAAACTTAAACATGATCGCACGGTATACACTTTCCCGGATAGGCTTTATTATGGTCGTGGTGATGTTCAACTCACATGGTACGAGAACTACGAGTTGATGGGTAAACTTTTGAATTACCCATTATTGAAATATCCTGAATTAGCACTGGAACCTGAAATTTCTGCGAGAATTATGATTGAAGGTATGACTCGCGGTATTTCTAATCGTGGCGACTTCACCGGTGTTTCTCTTGAAAACTATTTCAATAATCATAAGGAGGATCCTATTAATGCCAGGAGAATTGTTAACGGATTGGACCGGGCAAGCCTCATTGCAAAATATTACAGATTGTTTTTAAATGCAATAAGAATTTCTAAAAATTAG
- a CDS encoding DUF6266 family protein, whose product MGTIKKGILGGFSGKVGSVVGASWKSIDYIRSLPASVRNPRTPAQVNQRSKFATVIKFLTKFTPILNIGFRNFANNQTAINAAMSYHIHNAVIGQDGEYEIDYEKVMISRGPLYKPLLCEAMIDNGEIAIGWDPKPLANGSSDDYAIVLLYNKTKDEVIVDVNGETRSRGYTGVDFHDHWLGDELEVYIGFVSDDGKLISDSMYMGCFKLPDA is encoded by the coding sequence ATGGGTACTATTAAAAAAGGTATTCTCGGAGGTTTCTCCGGAAAAGTGGGCTCCGTAGTTGGAGCAAGCTGGAAGAGTATCGACTACATCAGAAGTCTTCCGGCAAGCGTTAGAAATCCAAGGACACCGGCTCAGGTGAACCAGAGGAGTAAGTTTGCAACAGTTATTAAATTCCTTACCAAGTTCACACCAATCTTAAATATTGGTTTCAGGAACTTTGCAAATAATCAGACCGCAATCAATGCTGCGATGTCATATCATATTCATAATGCAGTTATCGGCCAGGATGGAGAATATGAGATAGATTATGAAAAGGTGATGATCTCAAGAGGTCCTCTTTACAAACCACTATTGTGTGAGGCGATGATTGATAATGGCGAGATTGCAATTGGCTGGGATCCGAAGCCTCTGGCCAACGGTTCTTCAGATGACTACGCAATAGTACTGCTTTACAACAAAACCAAAGATGAAGTAATTGTGGATGTTAATGGGGAAACCAGATCAAGAGGTTATACCGGAGTTGATTTCCATGATCACTGGCTGGGCGATGAGCTTGAAGTCTATATTGGCTTCGTTTCAGATGATGGCAAGCTGATATCTGACAGCATGTATATGGGTTGCTTTAAGTTACCTGATGCATAA